The sequence TCTTCATTTAGTTGTGTTACTCCAGCCATGTCCTAACTGATCTCAAAAGTTGATCGTTTTGAAGGGTTAATGATAAGGAAAAGGCTCTGCTATAGGTTAAGGCTGCTGTGAACCTTCTCTTCCAAGTCAAATATATGATCCATCAGGTCCTCTGGTGCTTGGAGTGGCAGTGGCAGAGAAGGACACTGTTTGGAGCTTTCAGTCAGCCCCTATGGGGAAATCACAGACCCTTAGTATTGTGCGGCAAAGCCTTCCCAGCCTCTATAGATAACTACTTTTCTTTGTAAAACAGCTTTTAACCTGCCACTAGGTCTTAGGAGAGACTGAACACTTTACCATAGCCACTAAATTACCACAAAAGCTGAGTTTCCGCATTCAAAGCTGGGTGTTTTCTGACCCCAAGAGTCATAAATTCGGGCATACACCATCATGAAATGGTTATATATGAAGTTGTGTCTGAGCAGGCCTTGAAGGTCCAAGTAAGTTAGATGAAGAAGTAGTCTACACACCAAGGCTCCACAATTCTCTCTTATAGCCTGAATCTATGGCTTCCATGGAGTTCCCTAtgattatttgacagaggtcgAGAAGAATGAGGCCTGGTTTACAAATGCTTCTGTATGACATGCAAACACCACCCAGAAGTAGACAGCTGCGTCAAGATAGCCTCTTTTTGTGACATCCCTGAAAGACTGCAGTGAAAAGATATCCTTCCAGTGGGAAGAACTGTGAGCTGTATATCCAGATGTTTATTCTGCTTGTAAAGAGAAATAACCAGATGTGAAACTCCATTTTGATTGATGTTCTATAGCCAGTCGTTTGGTTGGACAGTCAGGGACCTGGAAGGTACATGAGGGAAAAATTGGTGTCAAGAGGGCTGGTCAAGAGGTATGTGGATAGACTTCCCACTCTGTGTTAAACATCGAGGATATTTGGGTCCCTTGTCAATGCCCACCAAAGATTGACCTCAGCAGAGAAGGATTTTCATAATCAAGTAGATGGGAGGACTCATTCTATGGATATCATTCATCTTATTTCACTAGCCATCCCTCTTACCAAGTAATGGGCTCATGAAGTGACTGTGGCAGCAAGGATGAAGGTTTGTGGAGGGTCAGTAACATAGACCTCCATTCACAAGGGCTGACTAGTCTGAACCCATTCCTGAGCAACCAGTCTACCAGGAGCAGAGACCAATTCTTAAGGGCCAACATGGCACCATTACCTGGTGTGATCAGCCAGCTCATGTCAGGTTGTTTACACTGTACATTATAGGGCAATGTATTGGGACTGGTTATATTTGTCCTTGGGGAGGCCTAGCTTCACCATCCCATGTAAAATTTTCTGagtgttttatcatttttggaTGCCAGTTATTCTTCAGTTGTTACTACAAAAATGCTCATCAATTTCCTAGCAGAGAATAAAGTCATTTCCTACCTTGGGTATGCAACCCAGATGAttctctttgttacttttgggacCACAGAATGCTTTCTCTTGGCTGCCATGGCTTTACGATGACTATGTGGCAATCTAAAACCTCTCCTCTATTCCGTGGGCATGTTGCCCAGAGTCTGTGTGCCACTCATTGTTTCTTCCTGCATCAGTGGCATTTTGCATGTTTCTGTACACACAGTGGCCATGTTCAGTCTGTCCTTCTGTGCACCCAACAAAATTAAGCACGTCCTTTGCAAGATCCCTCCACCACTTGGATTTCTTGTTCTGACACCCacacaaactatatatatatgtatgtatgtatatatatatatatatatatatatatatatatccctatatATAATACCCATATGCTACATATGGGTATTATATATAGGGTAATATGGTGTGTATAtagtgtgcatatatattttatgcacATAGATTTATATAATTAACCAGTTGTTGCTTTTCTCTAAGgtctacttttatttgttttttctgagCCTAACTACATCAATAAATGCTCTAATACTTATCAGTAAAACTTTTGGAGTTTCATAAATGGATCTTATAATTTCTGTTATTGGACAGTAATAAGGAAAGATTTtgataatggaataaaaatacatagtgTTGGGCCAAATAGTGAAAAAGTCACCATTGGCCTTGATGGATCTTACTCTGAAAGTACAtggagaacaaatgaaacaattttaaGGAGGTCTGGCTGAGGGAACTCAGGATGGAGAAGTAACCTCATAGCGAGTGTGAATGACTTTCTATAAACAGTGTGATGATGCACCAATCCGTAGAACCCTGAGTACAGAAGCTATAGTAGCACTGAGTGAAGAAAATTCCACAATGACTGACAATAGCAATACACTTGCATCaccaaatatttaatatgaatcAATTTGAAACACAGTAAAAGTATATAGAtgaacccaacaattgcactactgggcatttaccctaaagatacaaacaaacgtgatccaaaggggcacgtgcacccggatgtttatagcagcaatgtccacaatagtcaaatggctatttgttctttccacaaatagaaagaacctagatgtccatccacagatgaatggataaagaagatgtggtatatatagataCGATGGAGTACTATGCcaccatcaaagaaatgaaatcttgccatttgcattgatgtggatggaactagagggtatcatgcttagcgaaataagtcaatcagagaaagacaattatcatatgatctccctgatatgaggaagttgagagacaatgtggggggcttggggggtagcaaaagaataaataaaacaagatgggatcaggagggagacaaactgtaagagactcttaatctcacaaaacaaacggagggttgccggggggaggggcataggaagaggatggtgggattatggacattggggaaggtatgtgctatgaaatgtgtaaaactggtgattcacagacctgtacccctgcggttaataataaattatttgttactaaaaaagttaaaaaaattaaaagtatatagaTGATACAAATGatcatatttgtaaaatactaTGTTGGAGGGCTGATGAatgctttatttggaaatattctaGGATATACAGACAGTATGATTCACTAAAACCAAgacattttctttagtttctgaaCATAGAGACATGAACTTTTATGCAACCGTCCTTGAAGATTAACTCAGTGCTAATAATGTGTTTTACTTAGAAACCAATTTCTCACAAACAATTTCTTCATTGCCTCTTTTACATCTTTGTTCCTTAAACTGTAGATGATGGGATTCAGCATGGGAATCACAATTGTGTAAAAGATCGACACGATCATGTCATGGTCCAAAGCATAGCTGGAACTTGGTCTCATATATATGAAAAGGATGGTTCCATGATAAATTGTCACTCCAGTTAGGTGAGAACCACATGTAGAAAAGACTTTCCGCCTCCCCTCAGCAGAATGCATCCTCAGAATGGCCAACAGAATGAAACCATAGGAGATCAGAACAATCATGATAGTGACTATCTCAATAGCGCCCACAAAGTAGAAGAGCAACAGCTGGTTGGTGTGGGTGTCAGAACAAGAAATGGCAAGTAGTGGAGGGATGTCACAAAAGACGTGCCTAATTTCATTGGATGCACAGAAGGACAGGCTGAATGTGGCCACCGTGTGTACAGAAGCATGCAAAATGCCACCAACGTAGGAAGCAACGATGAGTGGCACGTAGACTCTGGGTGACATGCTCACGGAATAGAGGAGAGGGTTGTAGATTGCCACGTAGCGATCATAAGCCATGGCAGCCAAGAGGAAGCATTCTGTGgtcccaaaagtaacaaagagaaGCATCTGGGCTGCACATCCAAGGTAGGAAATGGCTTTATTCTCTGCTAGGAAATTGACCAGCATTTTTGGGGTGACAACTGAGGAATAGCAGGCATCCAGGAATGATAACACACTCAGAAAATAGTACATAGGATTGTGGAGCCGAGAATCCCCAATGACCAATATAACCAGTCCCAAATTTCCTATCAGAGTGAAAAGATAGATtgctagaaatagaaaaaacaggaAGATCTGCATCTCAAAATCATCTGTGAAGCCCATCAATATAAACATGGTGACCTCAGTCACGTTTCTCATCTGACTACTGTGTAAATCTAAATCTCTTGGAAACCCTGGCATTTCACTGTTTATTTATAAGTGCCAAAGGCAATATGAAAATAGTCTACCTAATTACATCCCCATATTTGTTTCTTAGCACGGTATAATGATTTCCTTGGCACTGAAAATATAGGCAGCAATAAAGATGTTGGTCCCAAGTCATTGCATTTTGCtgttaaagaaaaggaagaaattattttatttagtcattgaTTACACATATCAGGTTAAAAAATAACCTGTTgacttaaataatttattgtcTATATCATTTTCtgttcaaatctttatttttttttgcatatcaCATAAACTTAAAATGCACAATTATGAATAAACAAGTGAATATTTAAGTCTTAAAATATTATAGTGGAAGTACACATTTGAATACTAGTTCTGGATTGGCTACAATGGACATGAAAatcctttctttaatatttgcaaCCGTTCAAATGGGAGTAAGTACACTTCTGTCACAAGCTTGTGTTGGATTTTAATGAGAAATTCTAGGGGCGATGAGGTGGCTCTGTAGGTTGAACAAgcaactcttggctttggctcaggtcatgatctcatggatattgggatggagccctgcatggggctctgggctcaatGGAAAGTCGGCTCAAAGgttctctttctgccctttcccttccttgcacaagtgcgcgcgtgcacacacacacacacacacacagacacacactcttctctctctaaaataaatcaatctttaaaaaataaatgacaaatactgtggaaattatttaattttaatgtgtttccAGAAGACTAGGAAATGGGATAAATTAGACATCTCATCTTATCATACAATGCCACCTTTTCCACCAAAaacatttacttcatttttttttcctggcaattATCCTGTCCCATTAGTTTCCATCTACAGCAGTGGTGAATAGGATAGCAGAGAATATTCTGGAGAGAGATGCACCTTATTAGCaagcataaaaaatgaaatgtcaaaaaaaaaaatgaaatgtctttttcttcagatttttttttctttttcttcaaaatacataTCATTAAGTTGTTCATTTTGGCCTCTGCATCTtatcatacctttttttttttcccaaattttaccTTAATGACAATGTCAAGTGTTTTTCAATTTATGTGATTATTCTTACAAAATCCttgcattatttttttgagatatatttctctcaaatagaaatcctggatatttaaaaaaaaaatcatagctgtTTATGGAATTTCTTAATAGAAATGCCAGTTTCTCAAATAACTGTGAAATTAACATCACCTGATAGTAGATAATAAAATGGTTTCTGAAGTTTTTGCTGAGAGTAAAATCACTATATTTGTCTCAAAatgatttctgtcttttgttttcttgatgtcATCTTACTGTTTCTCATTAAGTGGAGTgtgaataaaggaaattttaaaaatgttaaagaggCACCTGTAAATCTCAGTTATTGAAACACAATTAATTACTGGATCAATCATATTTAAGAGCAGATTTCAGCATGTTGATTTTTGTCGTTCCTTTGGCTTTTTATAACCAACATGTgtttaaaaagagtttaaaaaaatccacagtaCCTAAGGCCAGGCTGAACTTACTCACAAATGATTTATATTCATGAAGTGAAATATGCTGTGCTTTTGTTATATTGAGACACCTACACATCAgtagataataaagaaataaggctactgttagaaagaaaagaaaaccatatgtCTTTATATTCCCAGATGTGTTCCAGATATCCCCATGGAAGATATTTCAAATGCACAGAGTAGTTTCATAAATGTGAGTctacaaaacttaaaaatgccCATTTGATTCTTAGGAAAATTGTtagttaacaaataaaaaatgcaattattttaaaatctgattttttataAACCCAAATAGCTTGCATAACTCTAATGagaacacacatatataccttAAAATAATGTATAGTTAAGTTTGAATTGCTATAGTAGTAAAGTAGTTTATAAAGAGATCAATGAATAGTATAAATATGATTAATGCATTTTGGAGTATAACTAAAAATAGATTGCTCTTTAaaacactctttttcttttagggtgcctgggtggatcagtgagttaaagcctcagcctttggttCCTGGCATggtgccaggatcctgggattgagcccctcatttggctgtctgctcagcagggggtctgcttcccgccaccctcccctccccttgcctcacttcctacttgtgatctctttctgtcaaataaataaataaataaaatctttaaaaaaaaaaaaatcaaccccgTCAAAAaacctctcttactctctttctttcccaatcttttcttctcttctctctctctctctttgaaatccatggaatacatacaaaaatatttactaaaaagacTGAGATACAAAACATGAATTAAGCAGGTAATAAGTGCAGTAAAAACAGAACATGCAAGCACATTTTGAAATTTGTACCAATAGGCAGTATGCCACAGGCATCCACAACAAAACACATGTCGGCTGATATATACAGGAGAAGGATCAGTGACATGACAATTATAACATTTCTGTAACTAATGTACCTAAGACAAGTCAACTGTAGAAGATTAAGAACattatatttggaatctaaattacaggggtgcctgggaggctcagtcagtcaagtgtctgactctttattttggttcaagtcatgatctcaagaccctgaggccCCAGTCAGCCTCCAagctcatcatggagtctgcttgtctctctccctctgatccatccttttaaatcttcaaaaaaatgggggcaacattttaaaaaaattaataaatcctcTTATGACAACCTCAGAGTTAGCACCCGGTAACAATGTGAACTTGGAAAAGTTACTTCTCCTTGTAATTCCAAAGAATAACTAAGATTGACCCCAATTTTTAGGCATACCTTGTTCAACTACATCTGCAATGGTTTGGTTGCAGAGTGTGTATCTATCTGATGCATTAAAATCTTTTGTATTAACTTGAAGTGTTAATTATATGtgaaaatacacatgaaatatgGCCTCCACATTGTATTTAGTTTGAATAAAACGAATAgacattataaaattaatttttaaaaataaaaatattttgcaattaatGGGTCCCAAACAGAATCAAAGTACTTCTTTaagttatacatatatttgtcacatgacactaaaaatatattaaaatactgttCTATTGAGATTAAACCCAGTGAATCCCAATATTCTGTGTCATAAGAAACTTTAAAATCCATGTCAGTCACTACATTCAGCTTGTGGGCATGCCACCAAAATAATACTCTGTTTACTCAAATTCTCCTGATATGATACTCTAGTAATCCTTGATGTCTCTGCTCTCGCCTGTAGAATAAGAAACTGTTCTATGAATGaagctattttttattaaaaatcatgtcCCATTAGAGCATTTACCTACTTTACTATAGGAAACTGGGGTCATGATAGAGAGAAAGTATGAGTGTAGCTACTGCATCCAAACTGCTTTTCAAACAGGCATTTCCAATAAGCAGTATTTAGGAAAATTAGAACTAGTTGTGTTGATATTTTGCTATTTCACTTCGGTAGAGGCCAACAAGACAAATATATAGATCCTAAATTCTTAACAAAACGTGATCAATCTGGAAGACTGAAATAAAATCAGTTCCCCAGCACTCGTggtcaaaaaatataaagtaccaaACACTCATGGAAACAGTACTGCACTCAGTTCAGTAAGGAGGAAGACCTTGATTGTAGCTACCATGTATCCTTAACTGGTTACTAGAAGTTAGGAATTTTGTGCACATTTTCTGATACAATCTACATAGCAATCTACAAACCAAATAATTCAgtgtcattttatagatgagaaaattccCTATCTGGGCATATGACTTGACCTAGGTCATAATTTCTAAGACATTCAGGATTCAAGCCTAGTTTTCTCTGATTTCAGACTCTGTTCTATTTCCACTTGACCATATTACAAATCCATTGTGAGATGCCATAATTCTGGAAATGTAATCACTTAGAATCCATAAGATGGCATCCTTGCACattggaatcctttttttttttaatcaattaagcCTGaataaaccatgaaaaaaatTTGCTTCTAGATCAATTAGCTTGCTaataagacaaattaaaaatttctatccCTCCATCAGAAACAAATATTGATTTCAAAGTTGTATATACACAATAGCTGGTTAATAATTTTTCTCTATGTAATACTTcccttaaattttaaatagagcCCGTTAATTCAATTATCTCTAAATTGACCATAATCTTTCACCAAGAACATTAAAGCAAATTTCCTATTACACCTCTAATGATCAAAATATGTGGGAAGCACTCTGTACTTTCCCTGCTGTATTCCCTGAAAGCCAAATGATCAATTGTTAACATAGTTTTGAATTAACTAATTAAGTAGAATCTTCTCTCTTAAATACGAGTATGAAAGCATGCATTCTAGTTTGAAATTCATATGTCCAGTTaccataatattttataaattccaaaAAACCTTTCCTCTTACCTGTGGAAATGAACCATCTGTTCATGTATACtatgaatataaatgcatttaGACTCTTATACCATCTTGAGTTCTTTAAGTTCACAGTGATGTCCCAAGAGGAAATTGCACTAATTCTTTTCTAGGACAGAAAAGTATGaagatgatttgtttttttttttttttcattgtaagcAAGTCAATAGTTCTGGATAATGAATTACATGATGAAAATGATTACATAAATGCACTTTGGCCTCCAGTTTAAAATGACTCCTCAGTGGAAAAGAAAGCTAATGAAATAGATGTAGCCTTGGCTCTGATATTAAATAACTCCATGTCACTAGATTGATGACTTAAATTCTCTGAAATCAGTTTCCTCCTTCTGGAAATATAAGCTGTTTACTTTCCTCAAAATCCTATAAACCTcaggactcctggctggctcagttgaaatCTGCAACTCGATCTCAAGATTgtgggttgagccccacattgggtgtaaagattatttaaggaaacaaaaataaagtcttttagaaaagagataagaattttgaaaagaagaattaaattgtAATATTTATACACAGCCAGCTAAATAATCAGAGATACTGAAAAGAGATATCattatcaatggaacagaacagtgTTAAGAAATAGATTTGTCCATAAATGCTCATTTGGTTTTTGTCAAAATTGCTAAGAAAAATCTATGGAGGAAGGatagtactttttaaataatgtttaatatgTAGAATAGCTTTATGCCACAAATAAACATTGACTCATTGTTTACACCATATATAAAACTTTCTCAAAGTGATACGTATACCTTAATGTAAatcttatttctataattttattgcttattgcttaaatcttaaatcttaaatcatATTGCTATAATTTTCTAGGTAAACTTGGGCATCAGTGTGACCATGAGTTAGTCCCAGATTTttagataaatctcaaaatacatgaaccatggaagaaaaaagtgataaattatatttcatcaaaattaaaatcttttgctttGACAGACATTGTTGTAGAAATAAACCACAATGttattgaaaatatttgctcAACAGTTATCCAATAAAAACtatgtatccagaatatatgagaaactctgaaacaaaagaaaacaaaaacaactgccAAAGGgcaatatatttgaataaacatttcaccGCAGAAGACACACAGGTGGTAATTAAGCTCTTGAAAAAGTTAAACACAATTTGATGTTAGGGAAAGAAATGCAATTTAACACAATAATGTGGCCCTATACTATATACATACCAGAATGAGTCgtttaaagtataataataacTGATACTATGTCATGTATTTGAATGTCAGAAAGTAATACTTTTTGGCCAATCAGTAAGGTTTTAATGGGATTTGATATGAAACACCTAGGAgagcctgactggctcagtcagtagaggatGAatttgatcacagggttgtggaTTCAAGTCCCCTCTGGGgcttggaaaaattttaaaaagcacaaatacaGCAAATAGAATATACTTACTATTTTATGTTACTAAGtcattcttgatttattttttttaatttccagttaaTTTCTGGGTTCTCTTACTCATGTTTTCAAATCTTCCCATATCTAGACTTCTCAtttgtaatataataatatattttggcattatatatttttaataaaaaattgaaataaaatcactgaacAGTTATCAAATTAAGACAAACATGAAAGATAAAAACCCCAAAAAGcactgcccttttttttttttttttaatttaaattcaatcagtcaacgtatagtacatcattagtttttggtgtagagTTCAGTGATGCATtagcatatgacacccagtgctcatcacatcacatgccctccttgatgcccatcacccagttaccccatcccccaccttcccttccaccaccctcagtttgtttcctggagttactagtctttcatggtttggctccctctctgatttcttcccattcagtttttcctccctttccctatgatcctctgcactatttcttatattccataggTTGAAACTAgatgataatggtctttctctgactgagttatttcacttagcgtactATCCACCAGTTCCATCCATGCAATGTAAATGgtaggcattcatcctttctgatggctgagtaatagtccactgtacatatgaaccacatcttctttagccaatcatcttttgaaggacatctcagttccttccacaatttggctattgtggacattgctgctatgaacattaggatGCAGaagccccttcttttcactacatctgcatctttggggtaaatacccactagtgcaattgctgagtcatagagtagctctatttttaatttcctgaaggACCTCCATaatgtttcccagagtggctgtaccagcttgcattcccatcaacagtgtaggagggttcccctttttccacatcctcatcagcatctgacttgctaattttagccattctgactttgtggttttgatttgtatttccctgatgacaagtgatgtagagcaatttttccatgtgtctgctagccatttggatgtcttctttggagaagtgtcttttcatgtcttcttcccacttcttgactggattatttgtttttttgggtgttggtttgagaagttctttatagatcttggataccagccctttgtctgttatgtcatttgcaaatatcttctccatttccataggttgccttttccttTCATTGACTGTCTCACCTATAAGTTATTATTTTGATaaagctttaattatttttttaaaaaattgttaacatTATTCTAAGATACTAAATTATTATATTAGTGTCTTGTTCTATAGCCTTACCTTACTATCTGATTTAATTAACTttgaaacactttatttttattcctccacaaattattctttcatactctagttgacccttgaacaacatggtttGGACTATGTGGGTCCACATATGCTTGgatttctttagataaatacagagatttcccaaatACCCATTGTCCCTATGCATGGATGCATGGACACTTCATAACTACCTGTAGTCTGCCATTCAACTTAGGGTTCAATCCtgatgttgtacattctgtgaACTTGAAAGCAATGTATAATAACATGAATCCATCATTAGAGTCTCATACAGTGTGTTTTTAGTACTCCAAAATTCCTCTGTGCCCTGCCTCTTCATCTTCCCTCCCAAACCACTGGCAATCACTGATCATTTTACTGTCgcagagttttgccttttccacaatATCATATTTTCAGAAT comes from Mustela erminea isolate mMusErm1 chromosome 9, mMusErm1.Pri, whole genome shotgun sequence and encodes:
- the LOC116600145 gene encoding olfactory receptor 5T1-like; the protein is MPGFPRDLDLHSSQMRNVTEVTMFILMGFTDDFEMQIFLFFLFLAIYLFTLIGNLGLVILVIGDSRLHNPMYYFLSVLSFLDACYSSVVTPKMLVNFLAENKAISYLGCAAQMLLFVTFGTTECFLLAAMAYDRYVAIYNPLLYSVSMSPRVYVPLIVASYVGGILHASVHTVATFSLSFCASNEIRHVFCDIPPLLAISCSDTHTNQLLLFYFVGAIEIVTIMIVLISYGFILLAILRMHSAEGRRKVFSTCGSHLTGVTIYHGTILFIYMRPSSSYALDHDMIVSIFYTIVIPMLNPIIYSLRNKDVKEAMKKLFVRNWFLSKTHY